The genomic stretch aaaaataattttaaaatgttatAATTTAAAACATGGATTATATTATCTATTCAAAAAAAGAAACACGATACTATAAAACTATCTGGATCTGTTGACATTTATATCCCTGAATGATAATATAATAAGCACATATTCTATTatcaaaattaatttgttttgtgCCAAATGAATCTCCACTTAAATATTAAACTgaattagaaaaattattttttactaaGAAACATATTAACATGATAAAGGACGTTTGCATCAATCTTATAAACTTCATGATAGTGCATTTCTTGAAGATATATTATCATTTATAAAATGCTCTTACATTTACAACTTCTGAAAGAAGTATATAATTTGAATGAATAGATATTTCACTACTAATGCAGTTGAAATATATAAATGATGGTTGACATGCCTTCGGTAAATTTAATTCACAATCAAGCATTGTTATTATTACTCAAACATCATGAAATTTTATGACTTATGACATATGTAGAGTCAACTATATTAAACcatgtaattaaatatatatatatatatatatatatatatatatatatatatatatatatatatatatatgcataataTTAACTTAAAGAATCTTTAAGTTAAataaagaaagtcaaatacaagttAAAAGTGTTTCTGAATGGTGCatcttaaacaaaaaaaaacttgaatcctatatatagttTTAGGCTCTATTTTCCTTCACAAAAATAAGCATTGTGAGACTTttttaacacacacacacatacacacatatatttgttataaattaaataacgcatttttttttaatattattattttttaactaattttgAACTTAACACAAGAGTTAAATATTCTCAAGTTTACTGGGTAATCTCTCATAAGTATTTGATAATATTAAATTCTTATAaaaatgcataaattaatttaagaACTTGAAACTTAGttgtaataatttcaaaaaactgttatttatattaaaaatgtaaTATCCCATATTATAATCAAGCATGATTATGAAATACTAAGAAGATATTGtggattaattatgcattaagaaAGATTAGTTGGAGTAAAAGGAATTTGGTTAGGACCTAATTAAGTGGCAATGGTGTAAATATGATATAGTTACAGGGTATCATGGACTTTAATCTTCACATGCATGGCATTAAGGAAGTTGGTAGAGGCTTACATTTTCAAATCAGAATTTATGTAAGTAAAAGAAGGAGTGTGAGCTAAAGGCATAGAAGAGAAAAGAAGAACTCATGCATCAAATTCCATTTTTCGTATTCCCATGGCAGCCTCCACTAAATTAGGTATAACTCCCTGCTCGTAACTCTAATCGTAACGGTTCTggtctcgttggaaagctaatgaaATTCTCTTCGATTTGATATACTAATTCGTATTCATAGGTGTTGTATTGAAGGAGAAAATCGAgtttgaagttgtgtcagtcatGCTGAAAGTGTGAAGAGAGGGATTACGGGGTTGTTCTTGTCAGAGAGAAAGTTTTGATCAAGAAGGAAGCTTAATGGCTGCATGATCATCATCTCAACCTCCATTTGatctaaggtgagtccttagatagaaacTTTGGGGTTTGCATGTTGGGAATACtctggggtttagggattgtaaGATAATTGATGAATCAATGATGCTAATCATGTTTATATTACCTTAAATCCTTTGCATGTTGATGGTTCTGAATATGTACATATCTAAAATTCGTTGGGATTATGTTAGTGATGCAGAGAATCATTTATAGAGCAATAgggactggtttagaacccttaaaattcagaaaattgattctgcttcaggataatcggttactggcatttgggtaactGGTTACTCTGTAGAAAATTGCGTTACTGGGCATTTttcatgccagtaaccggttactggactctgggtaaccggttaccctgggcaaaagggcaaaaatcagcaaactttagaaatctgtaacttttgcgtcgtaagtccgtttctcgcaaactttatatcgttggaaagctagcaacatgtactttctaattaaattggtccccaaaccagaatattAACTTATCACGAGAATTTATGTCTTTCcgattgttattaattattatatcatgcATTAAGTAGAATGTCTATTTCTATTAAGAATATTATATCCATGTTTGAGATGATATGCAACTATGTGATATGCATGAAATCCTGTTGACACCGTCGTTATGGTTAAACGATCGATATTGATTGTATTGTTTGACTtagcgcttgttatgcgtgtgtatgtgtcataccccaaaatttgcccatactatttctcttatacaaattcaaatcaatacataaagctcaaAGAcgcattctcctatacaaggctcagaaactagggtttggttcattcaaaggaaaatcagtgaatcaaatggctccaagacatcctATGTGGCTCAATACATTTCACATCACCTCtataacaagtatcaagtctcatctcaaaggattggtcacttaattgttcagaaagtcaaacagtcgactaagttaacctaaaagtcaactgtggtcaaagtaaagtcaaaactcctgattttttgtcaagatcctcatattgaagtatccttcaccatttgatcaagaattgatcatggttcatcaaggaaaggtcaaaaatcaacaaaactcaaaatttctaaattagggtttgtataggaaaagtcaactgaactttgaccagccataattttcacatggaacatccaaaattttccatccaaagcttattttgaagaaaattggattctatacaaaattgtctctcacatgccaagtctaaaaatgcttcatttgagagatatggactaaaacattataggtccttttcaaaagtcaaccaaaagacactttttttcagaaagacacacaaggagcatggaaaattattttgacatgataccaaaaacactggttagaggacttttcaaggtttctaaaaagtcctagaactcctccatacctcaaaaattgagggagatatgccttgtcaaagtgggCTAATTTTAAAAGAAAGAGTGTGAAGCAAAAGGccttaaaataagtttttttacaAAGAGGCCCATGTATTTAAGATCCAATCCCCTTCCTTATGATATTAAGAGCCCACAAACCATTGGCCATgaaatttttgatttttattaattttataagaatttttattcatttaaaaaatcaataaaattgaaaaaaatcaaagatttatgaAGGAGATTTGTTTTGAATTTAGTTCTCAATCACATCTAATCAAATAACCTCCATATTTTCTATCAAATTTCATGAAAAAATAAGATTGGCATAATTGAGGGAAAATTTGCTAAAATTAGAAGCTTCTTTAAATCAAATTTGCATAACCTTCAATACCAAGATTCAAGGAGATTTGGCAAAGTTTTTGTAAACCTAAATGATACTATTATATAAAGAGAAACACAGCAAGCCTTGGGGGGGATTTTTGGGCGGCATCAAGGACCCTGAAAAGCCTCACAAAACCTTAAATTCGGAGTGCCATGGCAAATGATTTTTGAGGACAATTCAAGCTCTCACGAGCATCGAACAACGATCCTGGGAGGATTCAGAAGCTAATTACATCATCCCTATCGAATGAGGTGTACATAATCACAAGCATGTATCCACGGTTTGCACTTCTAAAACTTACAATCGATTTTGTTCATTCTTGCATTACAAACATGATTTGAATACATGTATACGTTCGTGACGAGGTTTAGAAGCGATCTGGAcaagttaatttgagtttgaGTACAGGGACTGTGATATGCCATATCTAGGGTTCATGAAATTCAATTTGGGGCCATACTGATAGAAGTCAAATTGGCCGAAATTGACGAGGTCTTTATGCTCAGGGGGTAACAATCACTCGATCTGGGTTATCTCTTGagatttattctatttttatggcAAATTTGAAGATGTGCAGGTATTAGCCATGGCAGAAATCCGTAGCTAAAGGGGTCTGCAACCGTGGGTAAAAGTCCAAACATCCACGAGGAAGACGAAGAAGGGAAGGCGTGCGTTTGGTTTGATTTAAAAACGTCACTGGTTTTGTTTCAAATATTGTGTTGGTTATTTGTTTAACAGCGAAAAGAAAATGGCTTGGTGGTAAAGACGTTACAGGAGAATCCAGTGCACATGACCCTAGCGCGTCTCCACGGTGCACCTCACGTCTCCACCCTCGGATCATTCCAATTGCAGATCCACCGTGTGGAAGCTTGAATGACCATCATGGACACTCAGCAGCATCCCTCACCTGATCcaagctaagtttttttaatttctttttaatttaattacataaacttctttctttatattttattttactataataataataataatttctatttcaaattaatatttgtatatttgtttctataatatttattcatatttaatcgGAAAtatattttcaccgatttaattaattaactcgatttttatttaatttaaacttagtcaattcgtaccctaatcagggtttacgaatgTCATCCCCTACGCTGAAAAAATATCTCTTTGTGTATTTTCTTTTCAGGGTAATCATCAGACACCTTTCGATTATGCGCCTCGCCTtccacgaagctaagtcccgacttttatttccctttattttcattttaataactacttgccttataaaattattattagggtttcatcctcaaaagtcaatggactcttccTACACTCACTTTCTCTCCTTTGCATTTGACaaaccttttcagggttagcaacaggattctgcctccgactaccaaccatatcatatcaaagcTAAGTCTTTTTCATATTTAGTTAATTTCTTTTtgctatctttttatttttagggttagctaTGTTTGCCTCCGagccgataatgcactcaccctattttgctttccattttttcactttttcttcagggtttgtcaattgccaaagctacgaatatcggtaaccctaaaccctgatctcaattattacttgtttcaaacctatttgctttattttatcccgctggtttcaattcccctctcctcctcTGGTTGCAATTTCCTTTCCCCCATTATCactgttaatattaattattgtggttagtaatttagggagtacaactatgaactgaattagagtcacttaattacaagataatatattctgaactgatcacgtgattggtgcacacacgcacacttctGGGGTAACCTCTCAGTtgcctgttgcctattgccttgtgtttttttgcagaatagccagtccctcgaatacgagatacctcagccatgttgcctcgattaagatcatggtccctaatgatgctgccttcgatacacatgatctcgaccctcggaagttgcctacaaaaaggctgaggtatcctctggttgcctaaacgaaaggctattctggttcttctcTCAGACTACCTTCCTCTCTATGGCAtgagacagtcttatggcgaacgaactctcgatgacccttcaacctccaaatgaaaggcttcctgccctcttatggcaaggatagaccctttcaccctgaaagactaaaagaactttttttatcaactatcaaggtaaattgcccttaattgctttgccttgctctaaaaatatttttcatattctttctcataaaccttcaaaagggctacgctcatttacgagctaaagtccctattctttttcttctacatttctgaaaacaaagagcaaatcaattaagagcccatggaaaaccatggatgcaaagagtgccttacaccttccctttgcataattaccccccgaactcaaaatctttcgaaaggtctttcctgttcttttagcctttcctaaattggataaaataaaagtcggtggcgactcttgctatccgtacATTTcattcaataaagtcagttcaccgtattacagtatgcttgaatcgaagcgggccaagggctaggttgcgttatgtcctgggctttgtgatcaatgggacagccccgatcgcgtgatcttgggctcacacctgatCTACCGTTgtagtgtgctcgtgagtgccgtacggggctttttactcacttagcgttaacacacttgcgtgctcggtatggtggcgttatgcggctaagtaggcctacgcataacaggtaaaccatctctagtggtgccatgtaggctacatcactaggctttcgcccgatggactcatgtgtcaagatggcgtatttgtACACGGCTTTAACAcatgtgcgtgaagatggttaatgggacaatgacgccaattaggctaaggtcatctcgcggccatttaggcttgtgcgaacccgtctaatcatcttCTGATGTGCTTgaacaagtctcttgacaataggcatgggcgttgaaattctggactcagacacgcgatgtcgaacaggatgtcacgacattactatctgaatgcttttaaaacaaatgaacaagaagtaaacagaataacaacacaagaaagttgttaacccagttcggtgcaatcacacctacatctgggggctaccaagccagggaggaagtccactataagtaatatcaattaaaggtaatacatatcaagattactcctttcacttaatatctacccaatgcaacttcaatctaaacaacttggatcagagatcctactcactccccctcaatcacagcagtgatgaaaaacagtTAACGAATAACcaaagaagacacacttcaaagacacagcttgatcttgcttaaaagcttttatcaagtacaatagtactcttgcttaaaagctttgagtacttcttacaactcaaatcaaaacacctagaccaagacaatcatcatgatgattgtttagCTTACAAGAAGGCTAGAACGaaaacttaaaacaaagaactcttaaagcttctcaaacaaaaaccctaacGTGATCAGCAGCTTCTTCGTAGAATATATAGCCTTCATAAAatacagcagctgggccttggatccaaaatatttttaaccctaataaaactaatctccataaatcaaggaactaaaaataataaccatcaaagacgtccttgaatcagatcagaatccaacattaccaaataaagcgcataggatcttatcagatcacataaccataaatagtaatagaatagAACGTAACAGCttcgaatgtcatgacatcggccttgacatcaggtaaaggcctgcataagaaaaacttcacaacagtagaatgcatgtcatgacaccagatttgacaagatagaaacacaatgagttttaccaaaaattacagccaatcaacaacatctacaaactccccctttggcaaatttttggctaaaacactaatagatgtaaccaaacagatatcagagcattcacagcagccaacaacagaaaaataaattctgtaagcaAACAACAGCATCTTGATTAATCACCAGAAAACCAGAAAACATCTACTTAATCAACTGTTACagaaaccacttgtcattgtcaGGGAGAACCAGGGAACAcccaaaataaagaaaacaacaaaaacaaccatgTCCAAGAAAAACCAAAAGACcaccaaaacaacaaaacaaccaccattactccccctttttagccacaaaaggagccaaaacaCAATCAGAATCAGAGCTAATCATCAGACCCATCACTGTCTTCATCACTAGAGCCACCAGGATTGTCATCACTTGAGCTACTAGTCTCTTCAGCAGCATCACTACTCCCACTTTCAGCACCCTCAGCCTCAGCATCCTCAGCCTCTTCCTCAACACCTTTGTCTTCATCCATATTGTCACCATCCCTCTCACCATCAAGGTCATCATCTGtagactgctcaagactttgGATGAGCTTTTCAAGTTTCAGCTTCCTGTTGTCCAACTCTTGACAAGTCTCTTTCAGCTCAGCAATAAGAAGGGCTTTGTTCACAGACTTGCTGGGTtgtgatgtcccagcagatgtcaTGTCATCAGACCTCTGcagcagcttgtagtgaaaagaCAAAGCACTCTCCCTCTTACATACAGAATCTTTACTTTTCAGAATTCCAGGGTGTTGCTTGAGGATTATCCCACATATCAGAGATGGGAAAGCAATGGGAAGCTTGGTAGTAGAGGTTCCAACATGCCTCATAGTTTGATCAAATATGTAAGTCCCATAGTCAAATTTTGTCTTGGTTCCCACAGCATATATGAATCTTCCTAggccaacagcaatggtagaaGTGTGATTGGTAGGCACCCAGTTAGCAGCACCAATTTTGTGCAGCAATGCATACCTGACATTAAGAGAACTAGCAGACAGTTTGCTCTTTATGGGCCACTTCTTAACCTTACCACCAGTGATTACCTTGCACACCTCATTATCagtcacttcaagctcaggttgagcctcagcatctctacctagatataggttgataacagcaggggaaaatctatacactttcttctaacatacaccttatgaaaatcatcagttcttccatcaccacaatcttgagacaaattcacaataaattccttcacaagcatttcataacaCTTTGAAAAATGAGTAACAGTTTTAATCAAACCTGCAGACTTGATGAGCTTCATGACCTCTTGACATTCCAGAGCATCATTAGCTAATTCTCTTTCTAgagccagccttctttgataaaCAGACTTCCACTGGATAGCATTTGAAGCATAGTGCAAGTAAATGTTGTCCAAAGGAACATCACGAACCTTTGTGGAGGATTTTGtgacagcaatcttcttctttgatgggatgtcagggacatcacttaagACATCGTCTTCAGGGACAGAAAcacttctttccttcctcttcttcacagcAACCTTGCTCCCAGTGGTTGAAGGTTCAGCAAGGACCTTCTTGACCTTCTTTATAGTGACCTTCTTTTGAGGAGTAACCTGAGGTTCGGAGAAATCTTGATCACAAGCCTGTTTGCCCTTACGAGTCTTGACTCTATGAGAGATGCTAGAGATGAGCTCATCATCAGCAATGTCAATAGAATCATCGAGATCATCCAGATTCACCACATCATGCACAATAGGGCCTTCATTAAGGGTTTCTTtagaaggagcaacaggaacctcttCAGCTTTCTCAGGTTCAAGAATCTCAGCATCTTTAGTACCAGATgtttcaacattggtagcttcagatgtctcaacatctttggCACCTGGGGTCTTCTCATCATTGTTATcagcagatgtctcaacatcaccCTGATCTTTGCTAGCATCATCTTGACCATCTTGATCATCTTTGCTGTTCTCAGAGGTAGGAATCTGGGCTAGAGGAACAGATATTCCATCAACCttgtgcccttcattcaagattcttgtgACAATACCTGCGATCGCATTGTGAACATAAGCAGAACCCTCTCTACCTTGAACAGAGAAGGTTTCAGGAACAGATCCaccagttgattttcttgcatgcatctttcttggtagACTACGAACAGGATCGGTAGCAGGAACAgagttcaatggcacaacatcCAACATAACATCTTGATCACTCACAACATTGGGTGCCCTAGaacctgatgctgtttcagaggAAGGAGAAGATTTCTTTGAGGGAGAACTCTGAGACATGGTGAGAGAAAATGGAAAGCTGGGTAAAGGTTTGTGAATGCAGAAACACAGAGAGATAGCGTGAGTGTGGAGGATAGGTTCTGAGGGAATGGAAACCGTTTGGGCAAATTGTAAAAggggggaaaatacactttaatgtgtaatgatatcaaatatttggagagagaaataatgctggccccacacccaattaattgctataatccttcacaaagacaaatgcccagtttacttcttagattttcaaattgatttgcatccaaagcttttgtgaaaatgtcagctagttgaagatttgtagcaacatgttccaaggtaATTATTTTatcctcaacaagatctctaatgtaatgatgtctaatatcaatgtgcttggtcctgctgtgctgaatgggattctttgaaatgttaatggcacttaagttgtcacaatataatgtcatgacatcttgtgtgacattgtattctgttaacatttgtttcatccaaacaagctgagagcaactacttcctgctgcaatgtattctgcctctgcagtggacaaagatacacaattttgtttcttgctgaaccatgaaataagattattccccaagaagaaacatcctcctgaagtactttttctgtcatcagcacttccagcccaatctgcatcacaatatccagtgagaataggttcacacccatgagagtagagcattccatactcacaagtaccattcacatatttcaggatcctcttgacttgattgatatgACTGATCTTTGGatctgcttgatacctagcacacaccccaacagcaaaagcaatatcaggtctactggctgtgagatacagcaggcttcctatcatgcttctatataaactttgatcaacactggttcccttttcatctttggacaacTTTAAGTGAGTAGGAGATGGTGTTCTTTTGTGagtagcattttccattccaaactttttaacaatgtttttagcatacttactctgagagagaaagattgagtcttccatctgtttaacttgcagcccaagaaaataagttaattctccaactaggctcatttcaaattctgattgcatctgatcaacaaaatgtctagtcatcttgtctgacatcccaccaaacacaatatcatccacatagatttgagcaatcaggatctttcctccttcatctttaacaaaaagtGTTTTATCTATTCCTCTTTTTCTGTACCCATTAccagtaagaaactcagttagtctctcataccaagctctaggggcttgttttaggccataaagagcttttcttagtttgtacacatagtcaggatggtttggatcagcaaaacctttaggttgctccacataaacttcctcactcaagtatccattcaagaaagcactcttcacatccatctgatatagtttgaattttagaatacaagcaactcctagcagtaatctaattgactcaagtctagcaactggagcaaaggtttcatcaaagtcaattccttcaacttgagtgtatccttgagcaactagccttgctttgtttctgacaacagttcccagttcatctgacttgttcttgtaaacccattttgttccaatgacattagtacctttaggtcttggtaccagctcccatacttcattcctttcaaactggcctagttcttcctgcatggcattaatccagaactcatctgttagtgcttccttgacatttttaggttcaatttttgacacaaaacaagagtttgaaactACTTCCCTTGACCTTGTAGTAattccactgttgagatctcctataataagttcactaggatgatttttttgaactcttatagatggactcttgttagggggttcagtctcagattctgtgatagtaggactgcaatcatcttctcttgtagatccttcagctgtaatatcccagaatgttccgacatcttctgtgacatctgcttgattgtgaacatcatcaaccacaacatttatggactccattattattctggttcttgagttgaacactctataggctctactgtttgtagagtagcccagaaagattccttcatcactcttgggatccatcttccttctgtgatctctatcagcaagaatgtaacacttactaccaaacacatggaagtatttgacagtgggttttcttcccttccagatctcatatagggtggtagaggttccttttcttaaggtaactctattatggacataacaagcagtattcatggcttcagcccagaagtagataggaagattcttagcatggatcatggctctggctgattcttgaatagttctattttttctttcaacaaccccattttgctgtggagtaataggggatgagaattcatgatgtattccttcagaggagcagaaatcagcaaacttttgattctcaaattcctttccatgatcacttctaattctcacaacaccattttctttttctctttgaactctttgacataggtccttgaaaacatcaaacacatctgacttttctctgatgaagtttacccaagtgtatctggagtagtcatccacaaccacataagcatatttctttcctccaagactttctatttgcattggtcccatcaagtccatatggagcagttcaagaactctggaagtggtcagatgtttaacctttggatgtgacatcctggtttgttttcctacctgacattcaccacatattcttccttcatcaatttgtagcttaggaattcctctcacagcttccagagaaataatccttttcatacctcttagatgaaggtgaccaagtttttggtgccacagctttgcttcttcttctttagaacataTAGCTgagtagctggattcatgagacacccacaagtagcagttatgtTTGGATCTGACTCCcttcattactacttccttttcttcattagtaaccacacactcagctttagtgaagttgacttggtatccttggtcacagagttgactgatgcttatgaggttagcagtcaggcctttgaccaacaaaacaccttctaaatttggcactcctaaacagtctagttttccaactcctttgatttctcctttagcaccatc from Vicia villosa cultivar HV-30 ecotype Madison, WI linkage group LG4, Vvil1.0, whole genome shotgun sequence encodes the following:
- the LOC131597877 gene encoding uncharacterized protein LOC131597877, coding for MSQSSPSKKSSPSSETASGSRAPNVVSDQDVMLDVVPLNSVPATDPVRSLPRKMHARKSTGGSVPETFSVQGREGSAYVHNAIAGIVTRILNEGHKVDGISVPLAQIPTSENSKDDQDGQDDASKDQGDVETSADNNDEKTPGAKDVETSEATNVETSGTKDAEILEPEKAEEVPVAPSKETLNEGPIVHDVVNLDDLDDSIDIADDELISSISHRVKTRKGKQACDQDFSEPQVTPQKKVTIKKVKKVLAEPSTTGSKVAVKKRKERSVSVPEDDVLSDVPDIPSKKKIAVTKSSTKVRDVPLDNIYLHYASNAIQWKSVYQRRLALERELANDALECQEVMKLIKSAVTDNEVCKVITGGKVKKWPIKSKLSASSLNVRYALLHKIGAANWVPTNHTSTIAVGLGRFIYAVGTKTKFDYGTYIFDQTMRHVGTSTTKLPIAFPSLICGIILKQHPGILKSKDSVCKRESALSFHYKLLQRSDDMTSAGTSQPSKSVNKALLIAELKETCQELDNRKLKLEKLIQSLEQSTDDDLDGERDGDNMDEDKGVEEEAEDAEAEGAESGSSDAAEETSSSSDDNPGGSSDEDSDGSDD